The Phyllopteryx taeniolatus isolate TA_2022b chromosome 19, UOR_Ptae_1.2, whole genome shotgun sequence genome includes the window GCAGCCGGGCGCTGGGCATCGCGCTGGCCTTCATCTCCTTCGGGAGCCTGGTGGCGCCTCCCTTCGGCGGGGTTCTCTACGAGTTCGCCGGCAAGCGGGTGCCCTTCCTGGTGCTCGCCTTCGTGTGCCTGGCGGACGGCTTCCTCTTCCTCACCGTCATCCGGCCCTTCTCCAACAGGACTCGAGAGAACATGCCGGTGGGCACCCCCATCTACCGGCTGATGATCGACCCGTACATCGCGGTGGTGGCCGGCGCGCTCACGGTGTGCAACATCCCGCTGGCCTTCCTGGAGCCCACCATCGCCAACTGGATGGAGAGCACCATGCACTCCACGCAGTGGCAGATGGGCTTGACGTGGCTGCCCGCCTTCTTCCCGCACGTCTTCGGCGTCTACATCACCGTCAAGCTGGCGGCGCGTCACCCCAACTTGCAGTGGTTCTACGGCGCGCTGGGCATGGTCATCATCGGCGCCAGCTCGTGCACGGTGCCGGCGTGCAAGACCTTCGGCGAGCTCATCGCCCCGCTGTGCGGCATCTGCTTCGGCATCGCGCTGGTGGACACGGCGCTGCTGCCCACGCTCGCCTTCCTGGTGGACGTGCGCCACGTGTCCGTCTACGGCAGCGTGTACGCCATCGCGGACATCTCCTACTCGGTGGCGTACGCCATGGGGCCGGTGGTGGCGGGGCAGATCGTGCACTACTCGGGCTTCGTGCAGCTCAACCTGGGCATGGGCTTGGTCAACGTCCTGTACGCGCCCGCGCTGCTCCTGCTGCGCAACGTGTGCCAAATGAAGCCGTCCTACTCGGAGAGGGACACCCTGCTCGATGAGGCTCCGCAAGGCTTGTACGACACCATCCGCATGGAGGAGAGGCgggccaagaagaagaagaagggctgCGGCTCGGCGGGCGACGAGAACGGCTTCGACGCTTTCAAAGCGCAGCGGTCGCAGTCCGAGGAGTCGTCCGGCGCGGAGTTCGCCTGAGGCGGCCAAGCTTCACCCAaacacccctccccccccccccccaccgcacCCCACCGCCAACCAAATCCTCCGTGTGTCATGTGCAATATAAAACACCCAATCACCAAAATCACCACTGCGTGACTGTGTGtgagactttttcttttcttttcatggtTGCaatttcattgtgtgtttgtttattgtaaaagaaaaaaagtgaagatAAATGTGGGACCAAATATAAACCGCACATATTCACtagcacaaaaaaagaaaaaaaaagcatctactATTTTTTAGTCTTTTGGTTTTTACTTGAAAGAGTCATATTTGAGTATATTGTTGGTGATCTTTGGTTTTATATAACAAGAGGGACTGCCGCAATCTCATTTTTGTTCTTGTCGTTGGGAATTAAATGTATCAGCACAACCGGATTTGTACAAATGTGGATAACACAAGatgcacaatgtaaaaaaaaagtacaaaaaaatttaaaaataagctcaagtgtgtgtggggtatgtgtgtgtgaacgcACGTGTGTGTCGGTATGGAGCATTTTGTCAAGATGAGTCAGATCTCCTTATGACAAATAAATCCGTGTGTTCATTTATTGACTGTGAGGTTTAATAAATCTCTTTTTGGCTCTGTGACACTTGATGTGGCTTCTTTTCTTATCGATGCATGCGAGAGAAACATTACTCATATAACCAGATTTATAATTATATGGTACTTGGAAACTAAAATGTATGGCGAAAAATACACATGAAATATAAGTAAATGTTTCTCTGGagttt containing:
- the slc18a3b gene encoding probable vesicular acetylcholine transporter-B → MMNADVGSSGLARSAAVKLSEMGARTKQLGSAMQDPHRQRRIILVIVCVALLLDNMLYMVIVPIIPDYLADLENEQSEHVHVVLHPNGSAHGNGNGNGTGASQAQSNNLDIQIGVLFASKAILQLLVNPLSGTFIDRVGYDVPLLIGLTIMFLSTCIFAFGENYATLFAARSLQGLGSAFADTSGLAMIADKYTEEGERSRALGIALAFISFGSLVAPPFGGVLYEFAGKRVPFLVLAFVCLADGFLFLTVIRPFSNRTRENMPVGTPIYRLMIDPYIAVVAGALTVCNIPLAFLEPTIANWMESTMHSTQWQMGLTWLPAFFPHVFGVYITVKLAARHPNLQWFYGALGMVIIGASSCTVPACKTFGELIAPLCGICFGIALVDTALLPTLAFLVDVRHVSVYGSVYAIADISYSVAYAMGPVVAGQIVHYSGFVQLNLGMGLVNVLYAPALLLLRNVCQMKPSYSERDTLLDEAPQGLYDTIRMEERRAKKKKKGCGSAGDENGFDAFKAQRSQSEESSGAEFA